A DNA window from Helianthus annuus cultivar XRQ/B chromosome 15, HanXRQr2.0-SUNRISE, whole genome shotgun sequence contains the following coding sequences:
- the LOC110912388 gene encoding putative receptor-like protein kinase At5g39000, whose product MLFSKYSIHQPYYSTIMFSFSLPFFAVLLFCTATEQPYKPTDIIFLDCGSSTTSYSNSDQRYWDGDEHSEFVPSNITTTSFSSTPDQLDSSVPQIPYSTARIFNSSSFTYTFPVSQGPKILRLHFYPATYSGLNTEQSFFDVSSNGFSLLTNFSAFLALSFPRNTHTTDAVVIKEFDIRVKDTQILNVTFTPSPNSYAFINGIEIISRPQNLYSPNPKLIPTSTPKGQTGKGQTPIVIGKKKKTPYPMMIGGIGGASILLSVLVFIVFWRRRVKHYGVVDERSSDGCRRFSLEEMKAATDEFNDSFIIGKGGFGKVYKGYMDMDNATTIVAIKRLDSSSRQGFQEFRTEIGMLSKLRHVQLVSLIGYCDDEGEMILVYDYMAHGTLREHLYNANKPPLLWKQRLEICIGVAKGLHYLHSGGKRTIIHGDVKSTNILLDENWVAKLSDFGLSKLGSEDESETHYTVVKGSLGYVDPEYCWTQQLTKKSDVYSFGVVLFEVLCARPVIDAGLQDEQVSLVEWGKTCCRKGTLLENIDPKLSGEIAPGCLRKFGDVASKCLHEEGSERPAMEEVVRQLEFALQLQQDAEKVDGPVTIAKNQELLFII is encoded by the coding sequence ATGTTGTTCTCTAAGTATTCAATTCATCAACCATACTATTCAACCATCATGTTCTCCTTCAGCTTACCGTTCTTTGCTGTACTCCTCTTCTGCACAGCCACCGAACAACCATACAAACCCACTGATATCATCTTCCTCGACTGCGGTTCATCCACTACTTCATATTCAAATTCTGATCAGAGATATTGGGATGGCGATGAGCATTCTGAATTCGTGCCTTCCAACATCACCACCACCTCCTTCTCATCGACCCCCGACCAGCTGGATTCTTCTGTCCCCCAAATCCCTTACTCCACCGCTCGAATTTTTAACTCTTCTTCCTTTACCTACACATTTCCTGTCTCCCAAGGTCCAAAAATCCTCCGTTTACATTTCTATCCTGCTACCTACTCCGGTCTTAACACCGAACAATCTTTCTTCGATGTATCATCCAATGGCTTCTCTCTTTTAACCAACTTCAGCGCTTTCCTAGCCCTCTCTTTTCCGAGAAACACCCACACCACCGATGCAGTAGTCATCAAAGAATTTGACATCCGTGTAAAAGATACACAAATCCTAAACGTTACCTTTACACCTTCACCCAATTCATATGCCTTCATCAATGGCATTGAAATCATTTCAAGGCCTCAAAACCTGTATAGCCCAAACCCGAAACTTATTCCTACAAGCACACCAAAAGGGCAGACTGGAAAAGGACAGACACCAATTGTTATAGGGAAAAAGAAGAAAACTCCATATCCCATGATGATTGGAGGAATTGGTGGAGCCTCTATCTTGTTGTCTGTTTTAGTATTTATAGTTTTCTGGAGAAGGCGAGTCAAACACTATGGTGTGGTGGACGAGAGGTCATCAGATGGATGTCGTCGTTTTTCACTTGAAGAGATGAAAGCAGCTACAGATGAATTTAATGACAGCTTCATCATAGGCAAAGGAGGGTTTGGTAAGGTGTACAAAGGGTACATGGACATGGACAATGCTACAACCATTGTTGCAATCAAGCGGCTAGACTCATCATCCAGACAAGGTTTTCAAGAATTCCGAACAGAAATTGGGATGTTATCTAAACTACGCCACGTTCAATTAGTGTCTCTGATTGGATATTGTGACGATGAGGGAGAGATGATACTAGTGTATGATTATATGGCACACGGGACTCTACGAGAACATCTCTACAACGCAAATAAACCCCCTCTATTATGGAAACAACGTCTCGAAATTTGCATTGGTGTAGCCAAAGGATTGCATTATCTCCACTCGGGTGGAAAGCGTACAATAATTCATGGTGATGTCAAGTCCACAAATATCTTACTGGATGAGAACTGGGTTGCTAAGTTGTCAGATTTCGGTTTGTCAAAGCTAGGCTCTGAAGATGAGTCAGAAACACATTATACGGTGGTGAAAGGTAGTTTGGGGTATGTTGATCCCGAATATTGCTGGACACAACAACTGACAAAGAAGTCTGATGTGTACTCATTTGGAGTGGTTCTTTTTGAAGTGTTGTGTGCAAGACCTGTTATCGATGCAGGGTTGCAAGACGAACAAGTAAGTTTGGTAGAATGGGGCAAGACTTGCTGTCGAAAGGGAACCCTACTGGAAAATATTGATCCAAAACTAAGTGGGGAGATCGCACCTGGGTGTCTACGGAAGTTTGGAGATGTAGCAAGTAAATGCTTGCATGAGGAAGGGAGTGAGCGACCTGCAATGGAGGAGGTAGTTAGGCAACTAGAGTTTGCATTGCAACTACAACAAGATGCTGAGAAAGTGGATGGTCCTGTGACAATCGCGAAAAATCAAGAACTTTTGTTTATCATTTAA